The Bacillus sp. Marseille-Q1617 genome has a segment encoding these proteins:
- the ndoA gene encoding type II toxin-antitoxin system endoribonuclease NdoA, protein MIVKRGDVYFADLSPVVGSEQGGVRPVLVIQNDIGNRFSPTVIVAAITAQIQKAKLPTHVEIDAKRYGFERDSVILLEQIRTIDKQRLTDKITHLDDEMMEKVDDALQISVGLIQF, encoded by the coding sequence TTGATTGTAAAGCGTGGTGACGTATATTTTGCGGATCTTTCTCCTGTTGTAGGTTCAGAACAAGGCGGAGTTCGACCGGTACTTGTTATTCAAAACGATATTGGGAATCGGTTCAGTCCCACAGTGATCGTTGCTGCTATTACCGCACAAATTCAAAAAGCAAAACTGCCTACTCATGTTGAAATTGATGCAAAACGTTATGGCTTTGAACGTGATTCTGTTATCTTGCTTGAACAAATTCGAACGATTGATAAACAACGTCTGACAGATAAAATTACACACTTGGATGATGAAATGATGGAAAAAGTGGATGACGCCCTCCAAATAAGCGTCGGCTTAATCCAATTTTGA
- a CDS encoding RsbT co-antagonist protein RsbRA produces MFTEITDFIQSNKSDLTHIWMERMKEEADEKFLQVVSDQIFTKTSHEFVEMIASNLRDSKEFSSRLEDFAEKVVRFGWPLTFVTTALSTFAKVVYEAMKKENLISDENQAEQVELFDKWVTPMYNKVISAYTESWERTVSLQKIALQELSAPLIPVFEKISVMPLVGTIDTERARLIMENLLNGVVKHRAEVVLIDITGVPVVDTMVAHHIIQAADAVRLVGAKCMLVGIRPEIAQTIVNLGIDLNQFSTNSTLRKGIEKALEMTDRKIVSAEGSE; encoded by the coding sequence ATGTTCACTGAAATCACGGATTTTATCCAGAGCAATAAATCAGATCTAACGCACATTTGGATGGAACGGATGAAGGAAGAAGCGGATGAAAAGTTCCTTCAAGTAGTTTCGGATCAAATTTTTACCAAGACAAGCCATGAGTTTGTAGAAATGATTGCGTCCAATCTGAGGGATTCCAAAGAATTCTCATCTCGGCTGGAGGATTTCGCCGAAAAAGTTGTACGATTCGGCTGGCCGCTGACGTTCGTTACCACCGCATTGAGCACATTTGCCAAAGTGGTTTACGAAGCGATGAAGAAAGAAAATTTGATTTCCGATGAAAACCAAGCGGAACAGGTTGAACTATTCGATAAATGGGTTACGCCTATGTACAATAAAGTAATCAGCGCTTATACAGAATCTTGGGAAAGAACGGTATCCCTTCAAAAGATTGCCCTGCAGGAGCTTTCCGCGCCGCTGATTCCCGTATTTGAGAAGATTTCAGTGATGCCTCTCGTCGGCACCATCGATACGGAAAGAGCCCGTTTAATCATGGAAAATCTATTGAATGGTGTAGTGAAGCATCGGGCGGAAGTCGTCCTGATTGATATTACAGGTGTCCCTGTAGTGGACACGATGGTTGCCCACCACATCATCCAGGCAGCAGACGCGGTCCGTCTAGTGGGAGCTAAATGCATGCTGGTAGGTATAAGACCGGAAATCGCACAAACGATCGTAAACCTGGGTATCGACCTTAATCAATTCAGCACGAACAGCACATTAAGAAAAGGCATTGAAAAGGCTCTTGAAATGACGGATAGAAAAATTGTTTCAGCGGAGGGATCAGAGTGA
- the sigB gene encoding RNA polymerase sigma factor SigB, with the protein MKKLSQPNQQDQKEKVLQWIKNYQEHQDDEAQSQLILHYQNLVESIARKYSKGRSFHEDIIQVGMIGLLGAIRRYDESFGRSFEAFAIPTIIGEIKRFLRDKTWSVHVPRRIKELGPKIKSTVEELTNKLERSPQVHEIAEYLEVSEEEVLEAMEMGRSYQALSVDHSIEADSEGSTVTILDIVGNQDEGFEKVNQRLVLEKVLHVLSDREKSIIQYTYLENLSQKEAGEKLGISQMHVSRLQRRAIKKLREAIQEEAFDSESHY; encoded by the coding sequence ATGAAAAAACTATCTCAACCTAATCAGCAGGATCAAAAAGAAAAAGTTCTTCAATGGATCAAAAATTATCAGGAGCATCAGGATGATGAAGCTCAAAGTCAGCTTATCCTGCACTACCAGAATCTTGTGGAATCCATTGCCAGAAAGTACTCAAAAGGCAGGTCTTTCCATGAGGATATCATCCAAGTAGGGATGATAGGCTTACTGGGAGCCATCCGACGGTACGACGAATCATTCGGAAGGTCCTTTGAAGCATTTGCCATTCCGACCATCATCGGGGAAATCAAGCGTTTCCTTCGTGATAAAACTTGGAGTGTTCATGTTCCTCGCAGAATCAAAGAGCTTGGCCCGAAGATTAAATCAACTGTAGAAGAGCTGACAAACAAATTAGAACGTTCTCCGCAAGTTCATGAAATTGCTGAATATCTTGAAGTAAGTGAAGAAGAAGTATTGGAAGCAATGGAAATGGGCAGAAGTTACCAAGCCCTCTCAGTGGATCACTCAATCGAAGCGGATTCTGAAGGAAGTACCGTTACCATATTGGATATTGTAGGGAATCAGGATGAAGGGTTTGAGAAAGTAAATCAGCGCCTTGTCCTTGAGAAAGTGCTGCACGTTCTTTCGGATAGAGAGAAATCGATCATTCAATATACGTATCTGGAAAACTTAAGTCAGAAAGAAGCTGGTGAAAAACTTGGGATTTCACAAATGCATGTATCCCGTTTGCAGCGCAGAGCTATAAAGAAACTGCGTGAAGCTATCCAGGAAGAGGCTTTTGATTCGGAGAGTCATTATTAA
- a CDS encoding outer membrane lipoprotein carrier protein LolA: MKKKLVILVMAMLAVLMLAACGEKSKEDVTKDLKSKVEDMKGYKADAKMTLQVGDEPQTYDVEVWHNNPNYYRVALKNAAKDQSQMILRNDEGVFVLTPALNKSFRFQSEWPNNSSQAYLYESLVQDVLEDKEAQFKETKNHYVFTTKTRYQNKQMLPTQEIAFNKKDLSPATVKVMDADNNSLVKVEFSKMDMKAAFDKKDFDMKKNMTGAQLEVPVTANVEDKEFTVLYPMSEITGTELVEEKEVATENGKRVVLTYDGEKSFTIIQEKTTVVPTMTVSTSLKGELVDLGFTVAAMTDTSIRWTNNGIDYMLASSDLTPSEMVMLAQSVQGSMVK, from the coding sequence ATGAAGAAAAAGCTAGTGATACTAGTGATGGCCATGCTTGCAGTGCTGATGCTGGCTGCTTGCGGCGAGAAATCGAAGGAAGACGTGACAAAGGATCTTAAGTCAAAGGTAGAGGACATGAAGGGGTATAAAGCGGACGCCAAAATGACACTTCAGGTTGGCGATGAACCACAGACCTATGACGTGGAAGTTTGGCATAATAACCCTAATTACTACCGGGTGGCTCTTAAAAACGCCGCGAAGGATCAAAGTCAAATGATTCTCCGTAACGATGAAGGAGTATTTGTCCTGACCCCTGCACTGAATAAGAGCTTCCGCTTCCAAAGCGAATGGCCTAATAACAGCAGTCAGGCTTACCTGTACGAATCTCTTGTTCAAGATGTACTCGAGGATAAAGAAGCGCAGTTCAAAGAAACGAAGAACCATTATGTATTTACAACGAAAACACGTTATCAGAACAAGCAGATGCTTCCGACTCAGGAGATTGCTTTTAACAAGAAAGATCTTTCCCCTGCAACCGTCAAGGTGATGGATGCGGATAATAACTCTCTTGTAAAAGTGGAGTTCTCCAAGATGGATATGAAAGCTGCGTTTGATAAAAAAGACTTTGATATGAAAAAGAACATGACAGGCGCCCAGCTTGAAGTTCCGGTTACAGCAAACGTGGAAGACAAGGAGTTCACTGTCCTCTACCCTATGTCTGAAATTACGGGAACTGAATTGGTTGAAGAAAAAGAAGTGGCGACTGAAAACGGGAAGCGCGTCGTCCTGACGTATGACGGTGAGAAATCATTTACGATCATCCAGGAAAAAACCACAGTGGTCCCTACCATGACGGTTTCGACATCACTCAAGGGAGAGCTTGTTGATTTAGGGTTCACAGTGGCGGCAATGACCGATACGTCCATCAGATGGACAAATAACGGCATTGACTACATGCTTGCTTCGAGTGACCTGACTCCTTCCGAAATGGTGATGCTTGCTCAGTCGGTTCAAGGATCCATGGTGAAATAG
- a CDS encoding PP2C family protein-serine/threonine phosphatase: MNFRELMDSKYREIIEHYLNEQDEKALYLGQKFSRKSIEHHVSPEEIISLHKSVMLEMEPNIPHHVLHAFDILLEVMIGYGFAYREHQSLRSKQQELNNEIDIASNMQQTLLGTSIPVVEGLDIAAVSVPAKKMNGDYYHFVQDENDSVSVAIADVIGKGIPAALCMSMIKYAMDSLPEYRNEPNAVLESLNRVVEQNVDASMFITMFYGVYNSRKHLFSYSSAGHEPGFFYNAHADQFEDLDAKGLLLGVDKKAKYRQYERRVEVGDMMILLSDGVTECRTEEGFIEREDLVELISQHKHLTSDEIVTNVYKELEKLQDFELRDDFTLIIIKRIS, translated from the coding sequence ATGAACTTTAGAGAATTGATGGATTCAAAATATAGAGAAATCATAGAGCATTACCTGAATGAGCAAGATGAAAAGGCGTTGTATCTCGGGCAGAAATTCAGCCGGAAATCAATTGAGCACCATGTGTCGCCTGAGGAGATCATCAGTCTCCATAAAAGTGTCATGCTCGAAATGGAACCTAATATTCCGCATCATGTCCTTCATGCTTTCGATATTCTTCTGGAAGTCATGATCGGATATGGTTTTGCCTATCGCGAGCATCAAAGCCTGCGAAGCAAGCAGCAGGAATTAAACAATGAAATTGATATTGCTTCCAACATGCAGCAAACCTTGCTCGGGACAAGCATCCCGGTAGTGGAAGGTTTGGATATCGCTGCTGTCAGTGTCCCTGCCAAGAAGATGAACGGTGACTATTACCACTTTGTCCAGGATGAGAACGACAGTGTCAGTGTCGCCATTGCAGACGTCATCGGAAAAGGGATACCCGCTGCACTGTGCATGTCCATGATCAAATATGCCATGGACAGCCTTCCTGAATACCGCAATGAACCCAATGCTGTTTTGGAAAGCCTGAACAGGGTAGTGGAACAAAACGTGGATGCCAGTATGTTCATTACAATGTTTTATGGTGTCTATAACTCTCGTAAACACTTGTTTTCTTATTCATCAGCCGGTCATGAGCCCGGCTTCTTCTATAATGCCCATGCCGACCAATTCGAGGACCTGGATGCAAAAGGGCTTTTATTAGGTGTAGATAAGAAAGCGAAGTACAGACAGTATGAAAGACGTGTGGAAGTTGGAGACATGATGATCCTCCTTTCTGATGGGGTGACGGAGTGCCGCACCGAGGAAGGCTTTATTGAAAGGGAAGATCTGGTTGAGCTGATCAGCCAGCATAAGCACTTGACCTCGGATGAAATTGTTACCAACGTTTATAAAGAATTAGAGAAACTGCAGGACTTTGAACTGCGAGATGACTTCACCCTTATTATTATAAAAAGAATTTCCTAA
- a CDS encoding CopG family ribbon-helix-helix protein, producing the protein MSESSATTEILIRLPQQLVTELDGFADQENVNRNEFIYRATKMYLRERKKRQLRESMRRGYMEMAKINLAIASEAIQAEYEAEHTVERLVSGG; encoded by the coding sequence GTGTCTGAGTCCAGCGCAACAACAGAAATCTTAATTCGTCTGCCGCAACAGCTCGTTACAGAACTAGACGGCTTTGCAGATCAAGAGAATGTGAATCGCAATGAGTTTATTTATCGTGCAACCAAAATGTATTTACGAGAGCGTAAAAAGCGACAACTACGTGAATCTATGAGACGCGGCTATATGGAGATGGCTAAGATCAATCTTGCAATCGCTTCTGAAGCGATCCAAGCAGAATATGAGGCAGAACATACAGTCGAACGCTTAGTAAGCGGAGGTTAA
- a CDS encoding PP2C family serine/threonine-protein phosphatase: MGYFQQNEIELYAEQVSKNGNPYCGDSYYYVSTNDYFVCVLADGLGSGKYAYESSHVVVEIVEENHHEDVETLMALCNNALQRKRGAAVAIIKAYYHSKEFVYSCVGNIRFYMYSPEGKITYPLPVTGYLSGRPQKYQTKRYTYESNSRFLLHSDGLNISGVKSVLQRYPTLHSTMHDIQSLVDETADDTTYIVGSLL; the protein is encoded by the coding sequence ATGGGTTATTTTCAACAAAATGAAATTGAGTTGTATGCAGAACAAGTTTCAAAAAATGGAAACCCATATTGTGGAGACAGTTATTATTACGTCTCTACGAATGACTACTTTGTCTGTGTTTTAGCCGATGGTTTGGGAAGCGGAAAATATGCATATGAATCATCGCATGTAGTAGTGGAAATCGTGGAAGAAAATCATCATGAAGATGTGGAAACCCTTATGGCCCTTTGCAATAACGCGCTTCAAAGGAAACGTGGAGCTGCAGTGGCCATTATTAAAGCGTATTACCACTCAAAGGAATTCGTATACAGCTGTGTGGGAAATATCCGGTTCTACATGTATTCACCAGAAGGGAAGATTACATACCCTTTGCCGGTGACAGGTTACCTATCCGGTAGACCCCAAAAGTATCAGACTAAGCGTTATACGTATGAATCTAACTCGAGGTTTCTGCTGCATTCAGATGGATTAAATATTTCAGGTGTTAAGTCGGTCCTTCAAAGATATCCGACTTTGCACAGTACCATGCATGATATTCAATCATTGGTCGATGAAACCGCTGATGATACCACATATATAGTAGGAAGCTTGCTCTAG
- a CDS encoding rhomboid family intramembrane serine protease, which translates to MFVRTESFPQFLRLYPVISLIVFIHIVLYLVSSLPIFPQRWVYEQLAGVNLFIKEGDWWRLVTPIFVHLGFAHLLFNSFSLVLFGPPLEHYLGKFRFILLYLASGIFANIITYLIKPLTYSHVGASGAIFGLFGFYIAMILLKKQFITRESRQVILPIIVIGVVMTFMQSGINITAHIFGLLGGFIIGWISGKK; encoded by the coding sequence ATGTTTGTCAGAACGGAAAGCTTCCCGCAATTTTTACGGTTATATCCGGTCATTTCACTGATCGTGTTCATCCATATTGTTCTTTATTTAGTGAGTTCCCTTCCCATTTTCCCGCAGCGCTGGGTGTATGAGCAGCTGGCAGGGGTGAATCTGTTCATCAAAGAAGGTGATTGGTGGAGGCTGGTTACGCCAATCTTCGTTCACCTCGGTTTCGCCCACCTTCTATTCAACTCTTTTTCACTCGTCTTATTCGGACCGCCGCTGGAACATTATCTGGGCAAATTCAGGTTCATCCTTCTTTACCTGGCCAGCGGGATCTTCGCTAATATTATTACCTATCTCATAAAGCCTTTAACCTACAGTCATGTCGGGGCTTCAGGTGCGATATTCGGACTGTTCGGCTTTTACATCGCCATGATTCTGCTGAAAAAACAGTTCATCACCCGAGAAAGCCGCCAAGTCATTCTCCCGATCATCGTGATCGGCGTGGTGATGACATTCATGCAATCAGGCATTAACATCACCGCTCACATTTTCGGTTTGCTTGGCGGATTTATCATCGGTTGGATTTCCGGAAAGAAATGA
- the alr gene encoding alanine racemase yields METQTQFFRDTWAEINLDYLTENIKNIKQHIASDEVEMFAVVKANAYGHGDVQVALTALEAGAHGLAVAFLDEAISLRKGGVQAPILVLGATRAKDVNLASFHNISLTTFSLEWLEEAANELEETSSLRLHIKCDTGMGRIGVRSAEELKKMETFINSSSRLHLEGIFTHYATADELDDTYLDRQLEMFEEMLGVLDERPRYVHSSNSAAALRKSTTHFNAVRVGIAMYGLSPSQEMKGVLPFPLKEVFSLHSRLIYTKELKAGDKISYGATYESSGNEWIGTIPIGYADGWLRKLQGQQVIVDGKRSPIVGRICMDQCMISLPGPLKPGAKVTLIGIEEDEAVSIDEIAEKLETINYEIPCIISTRVPRIYIRNGRPAEVSNKLLSTGGEMKN; encoded by the coding sequence GTGGAAACACAGACGCAGTTCTTTCGTGATACATGGGCAGAAATTAATCTCGATTATTTAACGGAAAATATTAAAAATATCAAGCAGCATATCGCTTCTGATGAAGTGGAGATGTTTGCGGTCGTAAAGGCAAATGCATACGGACACGGCGATGTCCAAGTCGCATTGACTGCTTTGGAAGCAGGGGCCCACGGCCTTGCGGTTGCTTTCCTTGATGAGGCCATTTCGTTAAGAAAAGGAGGGGTCCAAGCGCCGATACTTGTGCTCGGTGCCACACGGGCGAAAGATGTGAACCTGGCATCTTTCCACAATATTTCATTGACGACCTTCAGTTTGGAGTGGCTTGAAGAAGCGGCAAATGAATTGGAAGAAACGTCTTCATTAAGGCTTCACATTAAATGTGATACCGGGATGGGCAGAATAGGGGTCCGTTCTGCAGAAGAGCTGAAGAAGATGGAGACATTCATTAATTCATCCAGCAGGCTTCATTTAGAGGGGATTTTCACACACTACGCTACTGCTGACGAACTGGATGATACCTACCTTGACCGCCAGCTGGAAATGTTCGAAGAGATGCTTGGTGTGCTGGATGAACGTCCCCGATACGTTCACTCATCCAATAGCGCTGCAGCCTTGCGGAAATCAACTACCCATTTCAATGCCGTCAGGGTAGGGATTGCGATGTATGGTCTTTCTCCATCTCAGGAAATGAAGGGGGTACTGCCCTTTCCGCTTAAGGAGGTTTTTTCCCTCCACTCAAGGTTGATTTATACGAAAGAACTTAAAGCGGGGGATAAGATCAGCTACGGAGCCACATATGAGTCGTCTGGCAATGAATGGATCGGGACGATACCGATTGGTTATGCAGATGGCTGGCTGAGAAAGCTGCAGGGGCAGCAGGTCATCGTGGATGGGAAAAGGTCTCCGATAGTCGGCAGGATCTGTATGGATCAATGCATGATCTCACTGCCTGGGCCGTTGAAGCCGGGCGCGAAGGTCACCCTTATCGGGATTGAGGAGGATGAAGCGGTTTCAATTGATGAGATTGCTGAAAAACTCGAGACGATCAATTATGAAATTCCTTGTATCATTTCTACAAGAGTTCCAAGGATTTATATAAGGAACGGAAGGCCTGCGGAAGTATCTAATAAACTATTATCTACAGGCGGGGAAATGAAAAATTGA
- a CDS encoding anti-sigma factor antagonist, with translation MNLSIDMQEKENELFVKVAGEIDAYTAPKLKETLLPSAEAESDKDIVVDLSEVSYMDSTGLGVFVGLFKTINARGGQLKLVGLSDRLQRLFDITGLGDIMNINSKVEGGVE, from the coding sequence ATGAACTTGTCAATAGATATGCAAGAGAAAGAGAACGAATTATTTGTAAAAGTAGCTGGAGAAATTGATGCATATACAGCACCTAAACTTAAAGAAACTCTTCTTCCTTCTGCCGAAGCTGAAAGTGATAAAGATATCGTTGTAGACCTTTCAGAGGTTTCCTATATGGACAGTACAGGACTGGGTGTCTTTGTAGGGTTATTCAAGACCATTAACGCACGCGGCGGTCAGCTCAAACTGGTTGGTTTATCTGATCGTCTGCAAAGATTGTTTGATATTACAGGTTTAGGGGATATTATGAATATAAATTCCAAGGTAGAAGGTGGAGTTGAATGA
- the acpS gene encoding holo-ACP synthase, with translation MITGIGLDIIEIKRIQQTVERQPKLIKRVLTVNEQDELAALTGSRSVEFIAGRFAAKEAFAKANGTGIGHDLSFQDIEISKDENGKPFFSKPYGVNAHLSITHSREYAAAQVVIEK, from the coding sequence ATGATTACAGGGATCGGGTTAGATATAATCGAAATCAAACGTATACAGCAAACAGTCGAGCGGCAGCCGAAACTGATCAAGAGGGTGCTGACTGTGAATGAGCAGGATGAGCTGGCGGCGCTGACCGGTTCCCGGTCCGTTGAATTCATTGCCGGGAGGTTTGCTGCGAAGGAAGCTTTCGCAAAAGCCAATGGAACGGGGATCGGCCATGACCTTTCTTTTCAAGATATCGAAATAAGCAAGGATGAGAACGGCAAACCGTTTTTTTCAAAGCCTTACGGAGTGAACGCGCATTTGTCGATCACCCACAGCAGGGAATACGCCGCAGCGCAAGTTGTGATTGAAAAATAA
- the rsbW gene encoding anti-sigma B factor RsbW, protein MQAFDYIEMKIPAKPEYVGVIRLTLSGISSRMGFDYDAIEDLKIATSEAITNAVQHAYKGDDGEVVVGFALYEDRLEVMVADHGESFDFKTIRSAVGPYHADHSVEFLREGGLGLYLIESLMDDVKVHHKEGVTVFMTKFLSGEQVERDEKTIST, encoded by the coding sequence ATGCAAGCTTTTGATTACATCGAGATGAAAATTCCTGCAAAGCCTGAATACGTAGGGGTTATTCGTCTGACGCTGTCAGGGATATCCAGTCGTATGGGCTTTGATTATGATGCGATAGAGGACCTGAAGATTGCAACAAGTGAAGCAATCACGAACGCTGTTCAGCATGCCTACAAAGGTGATGACGGTGAAGTGGTTGTGGGTTTTGCTCTATATGAGGACCGTTTAGAGGTAATGGTAGCGGATCACGGGGAGAGCTTTGATTTTAAAACGATCCGAAGTGCCGTTGGTCCTTATCATGCCGACCATTCCGTAGAATTCCTTAGAGAAGGTGGGTTAGGACTTTACCTTATTGAGAGCCTTATGGATGACGTGAAGGTTCATCATAAAGAGGGAGTGACGGTCTTTATGACCAAATTCCTATCAGGAGAGCAGGTGGAGAGGGATGAAAAAACTATCTCAACCTAA
- a CDS encoding STAS domain-containing protein has protein sequence MRVRIPILKLHDCLLISIQWELDDQTALQFQEDLLHKIHETSARGVVIDITSIDFIDSFIAKVLGDVINMSRLMGAKVVITGIQPAVAITLIELGIRLDDVLTALDLEKGLEKLQTELGD, from the coding sequence ATCAGAGTGAGAATACCGATTTTAAAATTGCATGATTGCTTGTTAATTTCAATTCAATGGGAACTTGATGATCAAACAGCCCTTCAATTTCAAGAAGATCTTTTGCATAAGATCCATGAAACAAGTGCAAGAGGGGTAGTCATTGATATCACATCGATCGACTTTATTGATTCCTTCATCGCCAAGGTACTTGGTGATGTTATAAATATGTCCCGATTAATGGGGGCTAAGGTTGTGATAACAGGTATCCAGCCTGCTGTAGCGATTACGCTGATTGAACTCGGCATCAGGTTGGACGATGTGCTAACCGCTCTAGACTTGGAAAAAGGTTTAGAGAAATTACAGACGGAACTGGGGGATTAG
- a CDS encoding anti-sigma regulatory factor yields the protein MDSQSCVKITNEWDIVAARQLGRNVAKELGFGTVDQARITTAISELARNIYLYAGHGQICIEKLFDGGKKGVRIIALDDGPGINDLRKVMEDGYSTSGGLGAGLPGVKRLMDEFNVESAPGEGTDIRATKWLR from the coding sequence ATGGATAGCCAATCCTGCGTGAAGATCACGAATGAATGGGACATCGTTGCTGCCCGCCAGTTAGGAAGAAATGTAGCGAAGGAGCTGGGGTTTGGCACTGTCGACCAGGCTCGAATCACTACTGCTATCAGTGAATTAGCACGAAACATCTATCTTTATGCTGGTCATGGTCAGATATGTATAGAAAAACTTTTCGACGGTGGAAAGAAGGGCGTTCGCATCATTGCACTGGATGATGGGCCCGGTATAAATGATTTAAGAAAAGTGATGGAAGATGGATATTCCACATCAGGTGGTTTAGGAGCGGGTTTGCCTGGAGTAAAGCGTTTGATGGATGAATTCAACGTAGAATCTGCACCTGGAGAAGGGACAGATATTCGGGCAACAAAATGGCTCCGCTAG